In Megalopta genalis isolate 19385.01 unplaced genomic scaffold, iyMegGena1_principal scaffold0026, whole genome shotgun sequence, the following proteins share a genomic window:
- the LOC117218921 gene encoding uncharacterized protein LOC117218921 isoform X2, translating into MRFPKKGKRPLNNTTGNAANISINEDKNAINTSAEVTEEFREKKSGDSTITEIAAVGTIQRIPLYNTANNASTTFINADGNIINMSIEDGKNEILDLVTKDFKEGKPEDFTSNDTAIDEQNFVVEKIKLEEKQRSSIETGLSIVDMEYVFEQIKNIGNHSETFECSTRHLEVKAIKRLGLETIITLECNMCHYTSEVYSESRNHKSLDINFGLVASSLTCGGGYAQIENILSGMNIPCMSRLKYRQYHNNVVKLCIETAEAEMMAAAEEEKQLAIARGDILSSGIPFIPVVADGSWMKRSYHSGNYDSISGVGVIIGHFTKKVLFIGVRNKKCASCSNAAKRGVEPREHVCFKNWGQNETSTKMESDAIVEGFTTSIQNRGLVYSALIADGDSSSYKKILDCDPYKAEMVRVKKIECTNHMLRRFCGKLREAAKKTPPGNYRKAVENTILKMRIAVVKATKYRLKENVPLDQKMNNLRKDLMNIPSHVFGEHKECRELGYFCDRAINGDKDNLVPHLTKIGTYSRIQEIFQPLLAHAESLLYNGNNNIAESFNSVIAKYTGGKRINWGMSGSYTARCAAAVIQFNTKAVLSRIIQATGKETPSVIRKVEKEKARRAQKDKESYKKRARKLFHPTVDSDYGPNADKPDMEVDTPHLELQTHMEILPN; encoded by the exons ATGAGATTCCCAAAAAAAGGAAAGCGTCCTTTGAACAATACGACCGGTAATGCAGCAAATATTTCCATAAATGAAGATAAGAATGCAATAAACACGTCAGCTGAAGTAACCGAAGAATTTCGAGAGAAAAAGTCTGGAGATTCTACAATCACCGAAATAGCCGCTGTCGG AACGATTCAAAGGATTCCGCTGTATAACACAGCAAATAACGCATCAACAACTTTCATAAATGCAGATGGAAATATAATCAACATGTCAATTGAAGATGGAAAAAATGAAATTCTTGATCTAGTGACTAAGGATTTTAAAGAGGGAAAACCTGAAGATTTCACATCCAACGATACAGCCATCGACGAACAAAATTTCGTCGTAGAAAAAATAAAGCTGGAAGAAAAGCAAAGATCAAGCATTGAAACAGGATTAAGCATCGTGGACATGGAGTATGTTTTCgagcaaataaaaaatatcggaAATCATTCAGAAACATTCGAATGTTCGACGAGACATTTGGAGGTAAAGGCCATAAAGCGCTTGGGATTGGAAACCATTATCACCCTCGAATGCAACATGTGCCATTATACAAGTGAAGTATATAGCGAATCCAGAAATCATAAATCACTAGACATTAATTTCGGCCTGGTCGCCAGTTCGCTAACTTGTGGTGGCGGTTATGCtcaaatagaaaatatattatcAGGAATGAATATTCCCTGCATGTCTAGGCTAAAGTATCGTCAGTATCACAATAACGTTGTAAAATTATGTATCGAAACTGCAGAAGCAGAAATGATGGCAGCGGCCGAAGAAGAAAAACAATTAGCCATTGCTAGAGGCGATATTTTATCATCCGGAATCCCGTTCATCCCCGTCGTGGCTGACGGAAGTTGGATGAAAAGATCGTACCATTCTGGAAATTACGACTCCATATCCGGTGTTGGTGTAATAATTGGACATTTCACCAAGAAAGTTTTATTTATTGGGGTCCGAAACAAGAAGTGCGCCAGTTGCTCCAATGCTGCTAAGAGAGGGGTAGAACCAAGGGAACATGTATGCTTCAAAAACTGGGGACAGAACGAAACATCGACGAAAATGGAGAGCGATGCCATTGTCGAGGGTTTCACGACCAGCATACAGAATAGAGGTCTCGTCTACTCAGCATTAATTGCTGATGGCGATAGCAGTTCGTACAAGAAgattttggattgtgatccataTAAAGCGGAGATGGTTCGTGTGAAAAAGATCGAATGCACGAATCATATGCTACGCAGATTCTGCGGCAAACTGAGGGAAGCTGCTAAGAAGACTCCACCCGGCAATTATAGAAAAGCCGTTGAAAACACTATTCTTAAAATGCGCATAGCTGTAGTAAAAGCTACGAAATATAGATTGAAAGAAAATGTTCCGCTCGATCAGAAAATGAATAATCTACGCAAGGATTTAATGAATATTCCCAGTCACGTTTTCGGGGAGCACAAAGAGTGTCGAGAACTAGGGTACTTTTGTGATCGTGCCATAAACGGTGATAAAGATAACTTGGTGCCACATCTAACGAAAATTGGTACATATTCTCGGATTCAAGAAATCTTTCAACCACTACTAGCACACGCTGAAAGTCTATTATATAACGGCAATAATAACATAGCGGAGTCTTTCAACTCCGTTATTGCCAAATATACTGGCGGTAAGAGAATTAATTGGGGTATGAGTGGATCGTATACAGCGAGATGTGCCGCTGCGGTTATCCAGTTTAATACTAAGGCAGTATTATCTCGTATAATCCAGGCTACGGGAAAGGAGACGCCGTCTGTTATACGAAAAGTTGAAAAAGAGAAAGCACGGAGAGCACAGAAAGACAAAGAAAGTTATAAAAAGAGAGCGCGGAAACTATTTCATCCGACAGTGGATTCAGATTATGGACCAAATGCAGACAAACCTGATATGGAGGTAGATACACCTCATTTAGAATTGCAAACACATATGGAAATACTGCCGAATTAG
- the LOC117218921 gene encoding uncharacterized protein LOC117218921 isoform X1, with product MEMQCNKMSAPNMVGHTTRKRNSNRHLKGKPSGALRLSAPRYSKRKLLKKIMRFPKKGKRPLNNTTGNAANISINEDKNAINTSAEVTEEFREKKSGDSTITEIAAVGTIQRIPLYNTANNASTTFINADGNIINMSIEDGKNEILDLVTKDFKEGKPEDFTSNDTAIDEQNFVVEKIKLEEKQRSSIETGLSIVDMEYVFEQIKNIGNHSETFECSTRHLEVKAIKRLGLETIITLECNMCHYTSEVYSESRNHKSLDINFGLVASSLTCGGGYAQIENILSGMNIPCMSRLKYRQYHNNVVKLCIETAEAEMMAAAEEEKQLAIARGDILSSGIPFIPVVADGSWMKRSYHSGNYDSISGVGVIIGHFTKKVLFIGVRNKKCASCSNAAKRGVEPREHVCFKNWGQNETSTKMESDAIVEGFTTSIQNRGLVYSALIADGDSSSYKKILDCDPYKAEMVRVKKIECTNHMLRRFCGKLREAAKKTPPGNYRKAVENTILKMRIAVVKATKYRLKENVPLDQKMNNLRKDLMNIPSHVFGEHKECRELGYFCDRAINGDKDNLVPHLTKIGTYSRIQEIFQPLLAHAESLLYNGNNNIAESFNSVIAKYTGGKRINWGMSGSYTARCAAAVIQFNTKAVLSRIIQATGKETPSVIRKVEKEKARRAQKDKESYKKRARKLFHPTVDSDYGPNADKPDMEVDTPHLELQTHMEILPN from the exons ATGGAAATGCAGTGCAACAAAATGAGTGCACCGAATATGGTAGGACATACTACTAGGAAACGTAATTCGAATAGACATCTAAAGGGGAAACCGTCGGGTGCTCTTCGCCTTTCAGCACCACGATACAGTAAAAGAAAGTTATTAAAAAAGAT AATGAGATTCCCAAAAAAAGGAAAGCGTCCTTTGAACAATACGACCGGTAATGCAGCAAATATTTCCATAAATGAAGATAAGAATGCAATAAACACGTCAGCTGAAGTAACCGAAGAATTTCGAGAGAAAAAGTCTGGAGATTCTACAATCACCGAAATAGCCGCTGTCGG AACGATTCAAAGGATTCCGCTGTATAACACAGCAAATAACGCATCAACAACTTTCATAAATGCAGATGGAAATATAATCAACATGTCAATTGAAGATGGAAAAAATGAAATTCTTGATCTAGTGACTAAGGATTTTAAAGAGGGAAAACCTGAAGATTTCACATCCAACGATACAGCCATCGACGAACAAAATTTCGTCGTAGAAAAAATAAAGCTGGAAGAAAAGCAAAGATCAAGCATTGAAACAGGATTAAGCATCGTGGACATGGAGTATGTTTTCgagcaaataaaaaatatcggaAATCATTCAGAAACATTCGAATGTTCGACGAGACATTTGGAGGTAAAGGCCATAAAGCGCTTGGGATTGGAAACCATTATCACCCTCGAATGCAACATGTGCCATTATACAAGTGAAGTATATAGCGAATCCAGAAATCATAAATCACTAGACATTAATTTCGGCCTGGTCGCCAGTTCGCTAACTTGTGGTGGCGGTTATGCtcaaatagaaaatatattatcAGGAATGAATATTCCCTGCATGTCTAGGCTAAAGTATCGTCAGTATCACAATAACGTTGTAAAATTATGTATCGAAACTGCAGAAGCAGAAATGATGGCAGCGGCCGAAGAAGAAAAACAATTAGCCATTGCTAGAGGCGATATTTTATCATCCGGAATCCCGTTCATCCCCGTCGTGGCTGACGGAAGTTGGATGAAAAGATCGTACCATTCTGGAAATTACGACTCCATATCCGGTGTTGGTGTAATAATTGGACATTTCACCAAGAAAGTTTTATTTATTGGGGTCCGAAACAAGAAGTGCGCCAGTTGCTCCAATGCTGCTAAGAGAGGGGTAGAACCAAGGGAACATGTATGCTTCAAAAACTGGGGACAGAACGAAACATCGACGAAAATGGAGAGCGATGCCATTGTCGAGGGTTTCACGACCAGCATACAGAATAGAGGTCTCGTCTACTCAGCATTAATTGCTGATGGCGATAGCAGTTCGTACAAGAAgattttggattgtgatccataTAAAGCGGAGATGGTTCGTGTGAAAAAGATCGAATGCACGAATCATATGCTACGCAGATTCTGCGGCAAACTGAGGGAAGCTGCTAAGAAGACTCCACCCGGCAATTATAGAAAAGCCGTTGAAAACACTATTCTTAAAATGCGCATAGCTGTAGTAAAAGCTACGAAATATAGATTGAAAGAAAATGTTCCGCTCGATCAGAAAATGAATAATCTACGCAAGGATTTAATGAATATTCCCAGTCACGTTTTCGGGGAGCACAAAGAGTGTCGAGAACTAGGGTACTTTTGTGATCGTGCCATAAACGGTGATAAAGATAACTTGGTGCCACATCTAACGAAAATTGGTACATATTCTCGGATTCAAGAAATCTTTCAACCACTACTAGCACACGCTGAAAGTCTATTATATAACGGCAATAATAACATAGCGGAGTCTTTCAACTCCGTTATTGCCAAATATACTGGCGGTAAGAGAATTAATTGGGGTATGAGTGGATCGTATACAGCGAGATGTGCCGCTGCGGTTATCCAGTTTAATACTAAGGCAGTATTATCTCGTATAATCCAGGCTACGGGAAAGGAGACGCCGTCTGTTATACGAAAAGTTGAAAAAGAGAAAGCACGGAGAGCACAGAAAGACAAAGAAAGTTATAAAAAGAGAGCGCGGAAACTATTTCATCCGACAGTGGATTCAGATTATGGACCAAATGCAGACAAACCTGATATGGAGGTAGATACACCTCATTTAGAATTGCAAACACATATGGAAATACTGCCGAATTAG
- the LOC117218915 gene encoding uncharacterized protein LOC117218915: protein MKKISNSSELLEKLMNISKECSDIESNAINSELSSEDETVHIQSQTSETEDSDEESIINDENESVINMLRKRCRVLSSSDSDEETENTFQETETAADGTVWSKFDEGGIPGRLPSTCIFKGVKGPTGYAKRNIIADNLISAFSLIIDNHIIKHIKKCKEEEGSRILRNDWTSLPEIRAFIGILYARGAYEAKNLKLSYLWSANWGPEFFRKTMTREMFKQILRFIRFNKRTKRSRSQQTNKFALVSKIWDKFIENSQACYQPGQNITVDEQLFPSKDRCTDLHSICLINPTNLASNSGLHQMLVVNMF from the coding sequence ATGAAAAAAATATCGAATAGTAGTGAGTTATTGGAAAAGCTAATGAACATAAGTAAAGAGTGCtccgatatagaatcaaatgcaatAAATTCTGAACTATCATCTGAAGATGAAACGGTTCATATACAAAGTCAAACATCTGAAACTGAAGATAGCGATGAAGAGTCGATCATCAATGATGAAAATGAAAGTGTCATCAATATGCTCAGGAAAAGGTGTAGGGTGCTAAGTAGTTCAGACTCCGATGAAGAAACTGAAAACACCTTTCAGGAGACCGAAACAGCTGCCGATGGTACTGTGTGGTCAAAATTTGACGAAGGTGGTATTCCTGGAAGGTTACCATCTACTTGTATTTTCAAGGGTGTGAAAGGACCAACAGGCTACGCAAAAAGGAACATTATAGCAGATAATCTTATCAGTGCATTCTCGTTGATAATAGATAACCATATTATCAAACATATAAAAAAGTGCAAAGAAGAAGAAGGTAGCCGAATTTTGAGAAACGATTGGACATCATTACCGGAAATACGTGCATTTATTGGGATTTTATATGCTCGTGGAGCTTACGAGGCAAAAAATTTAAAATTGAGTTATTTATGGTCAGCAAATTGGGGTCCCGAATTTTTTAGAAAAACTATGACCAGAGAAATGTTCAAGCAAATCCTACGATTTATTCGTTTTAACAAAAGAACCAAAAGAAGTAGGAGCcaacaaacaaataaatttgCCTTGGTTTCGAAAATATGGGATAAGTTCATTGAAAACAGTCAAGCTTGCTATCAACCAGGACAAAATATAACAGTTGACGAGCAATTATTTCCTTCAAAAGACAGGTGTACAGATTTACACAGTATATGCCTAATAAACCCAACAAATTTGGCATCAAATTCTGGCTTGCATCAGATGTTAGTAGTAAATATGTTTTGA